From the genome of Argentina anserina chromosome 4, drPotAnse1.1, whole genome shotgun sequence, one region includes:
- the LOC126792805 gene encoding probable LRR receptor-like serine/threonine-protein kinase At2g23950, with translation MMIVKLFAFLLFFLSSASLCFSYEPRNHEVVALMSLKGSLNDPHGVLNNWDGDSVDPCSWAMITCSSENVVVGLGAPSQSLSGTLTAAIGNLTNLRQVLLQNNNISGKLPAELGALPKLQTLDLSNNQFSGVVPDSMGQLNGLQYLRLNNNSLFGAFPVSLAKIPGLAFLDLSYNNLSGPIPKFPARTFNIVGNPLICGSSSTEGCSGSAPVPLPLSLKPSPGKHKSKTVAIALGVSFSCAFLMLLLLGIIWYRQKQKSQTVLNISDMQEEGLVSLGNLRNFTFKELQVATDHFSSKNILGAGGFGNVYKGKLGDGTMVAVKRLKDVTGTAGESQYRTELEMISLAVHRNLLRLIGYCATSNERLLVYPYMSNGSVAFRLRGKPALDWNTRKRIAIGAARGLLYLHEQCDPKIIHRDVKAANVLLDDYCEAIVGDFGLAKLLDHGDSHVTTAVRGTVGHIAPEYLSTGQSSEKTDVFGFGILLIELITGMRALEFGKTVNQKGAMLEWVKKVQQEKKVELLVDRELGNNYDRIEVGETVQVALLCTQYLPADRPKMSEVVRMLEGDGLAEKWAASHNHNKSSMELFHTHNSNKGTPHRTWNVSKHDGSERMFGTSMDEDDGEHSLDSFAMELSGPR, from the exons ATGATGATTGTCAAGCTCTTTGCTTTCCTCCTCTTCTTTCTCTCCTCTGCTTCACTCTGTTTCTCCTATGAGCCTCGCAACCATGAAG TGGTGGCTTTGATGAGCTTGAAGGGCAGTTTGAATGATCCTCATGGGGTTTTAAACAACTGGGATGGAGACTCTGTAGACCCATGTAGCTGGGCTATGATCACTTGCTCATCTGAGAATGTTGTTGTAGGCCT AGGAGCTCCAAGCCAGTCCCTGTCTGGAACTCTAACCGCAGCTATAGGGAATCTCACTAATCTCCGACAAGT gtTACTACAGAATAATAACATATCTGGTAAACTCCCAGCAGAGCTCGGTGCTCTTCCCAAGCTTCAAACTTTAGATCTTTCCAATAATCAATTCTCGGGTGTTGTTCCAGACTCTATGGGTCAGTTGAATGGTCTGCAATACCT GAGGCTGAACAACAATAGCTTGTTTGGGGCTTTCCCTGTGTCTTTAGCCAAAATCCCTGGTCTTGCTTTCTT GGACTTGTCTTACAACAATCTCAGTGGACCAATACCCAAATTTCCAGCCAGAACTTTCAA TATTGTCGGAAACCCACTGATTTGTGGAAGCAGCTCTACAGAAGGATGCTCTGGATCAGCCCCTGTTCCTCTTCCATTATCATTGAAACCATCACCTG GAAAACACAAGTCCAAAACAGTAGCAATTGCACTTGGGGTGAGCTTCAGCTGTGCCTTTCTCATGCTCCTATTGCTTGGAATCATCTGGTACAGACAGAAGCAGAAGAGCCAAACCGTTTTGAACATCAGTG ACATGCAAGAAGAGGGACTTGTGAGCTTAGGCAACCTCAGAAACTTCACTTTCAAAGAGCTTCAAGTTGCCACTGACCACTTTAGCTCCAAAAACATACTGGGTGCTGGAGGTTTTGGGAATGTGTACAAGGGAAAACTAGGAGATGGGACTATGGTAGCAGTAAAACGACTCAAGGATGTAACAGGAACTGCTGGAGAGTCACAATATAGGACAGAATTGGAAATGATAAGCCTAGCAGTGCACAGGAATTTGCTCCGGTTAATTGGATATTGTGCTACTTCTAATGAGAGACTACTGGTGTACCCTTACATGTCCAATGGCAGTGTTGCCTTCAGGCTAAGAG GAAAGCCAGCTCTAGATTGGAACACGAGGAAGAGAATAGCAATTGGAGCTGCAAGAGGTCTTCTGTATCTACATGAGCAATGCGATCCAAAGATCATACACAGAGACGTGAAGGCTGCAAATGTTCTCCTGGATGACTACTGTGAGGCAATTGTTGGTGATTTTGGGCTTGCAAAGCTCCTTGACCATGGTGATTCTCATGTGACCACTGCTGTCCGTGGGACTGTTGGGCATATTGCACCAGAATACCTTTCCACTGGCCAATCGTCTGAAAAAACTGATGTTTTTGGATTCGGCATTCTTTTGATAGAGCTCATAACTGGGATGAGAGCTCTGGAGTTTGGTAAAACAGTTAATCAGAAAGGAGCCATGCTTGAATGG GTGAAGAAAGTAcaacaagaaaagaaagtgGAGCTCTTGGTGGACAGAGAACTGGGGAACAATTACGATCGGATTGAGGTTGGAGAAACGGTGCAAGTGGCTCTGCTGTGCACTCAATACCTACCAGCTGACCGGCCCAAGATGTCGGAAGTGGTCAGGATGCTGGAAGGCGATGGACTAGCGGAGAAGTGGGCAGCATCACATAATCATAATAAATCCAGCATGGAACTCTTCCATACCCACAACAGTAACAAAGGCACACCCCACCGTACTTGGAATGTATCAAAACATGATGGGAGTGAACGCATGTTTGGCACTTCTATGGATGAGGATGATGGTGAGCATTCTTTGGATTCCTTTGCCATGGAACTCTCTGGTCCAAGATAG